One Prionailurus bengalensis isolate Pbe53 chromosome D3, Fcat_Pben_1.1_paternal_pri, whole genome shotgun sequence genomic region harbors:
- the CCDC188 gene encoding coiled-coil domain-containing protein 188 isoform X1, whose product MEGPKTLGPCGHSHPQCPQPSASSSRAGCLDPPCQGFVRWPCLVPLSSTLSIESARPFPPPGVGGGGPRVGAEVPGSFMANEEGEMQRQRPRDPTGTKRGQEEARLGWGWPLHSGREQGAPRPGGSPSSGPRPGPCPPLPTGAGTPASPRAAPSQLQNVPLGPAEQSFFQLEQENQNLKRQNQDLREQLGALLGPGQQFLPLCPEHSSCTTLAWSVTTDAAHGLGADPRALPQTPEQASSQPLEDRAPLHLLRQELCRGEESFVQQSQNELQQIRLSFERKKMAITEVWDGVAEVHMALNNQATGLLNLKKDIRGVLDQMEDIQLEILGSTTPDREVLQAGVGDVHGPDCTAPVPRERAQCRTQARKEQQMACIAKARPQLGCSEGLKSQLWLLALRLLLGTLLACTAAYMYVVDPVPFEGLVPPLLSRAAVWKLRALLGPFLHLEVDDFLPF is encoded by the exons ATGGAGGGGCCAAAAACCCTGGGTCCCTGTGGCCACTCCCACCCCCAATGCCCCCAACCATCAGCTTCGAGCAGCCGTGCAGGATGCCTGGATCCACCCTGCCAAGGGTTTGTAAGATGGCCCTGCCTGGTACCTCTCAGCTCCACTCTCTCAATAGAGTCGGCCAGACCTTTCCCACCTCCGGGGGTAGGAGGCGGGGGGCCCAGGGTAGGGGCTGAGGTACCTGGGAGCTTTATGGCAAATGAAGAGGGAGAGATGCAGCGACAGAGACCGAGAGACCCAACAGGGACAAAACGAGGGCAAGAGGAGgcaaggctggggtggggctggcccCTGCACTCAGGACGAGAGCAAGGGGCCCCCAGGCCAGGGGGATCCCCCAGCTCAGGGCCCAGACCCGGCCCTTGCCCACCCCTGCCAACAGGGGCAGGAACCCCGGCTTCACCCAGGGCAGCCCCCTCCCAGCTCCAGAACGTGCCCCTGGGTCCTGCAGAGCAGTCCTTCTTCCAGCTGGAGCAGGAAAACCAGAATCTG AAAAGACAGAACCAGGATCTGCGAGAGCAGCTGGGGGCCCTCCTGGGGCCAGGGCAGCAGTTTCTGCCCCTATGCCCGGAGCACTCGAGCTGCACGACCCTGGCCTGG TCCGTGACCACAGATGCTGCCCATGGCCTTGGGGCTGACCCAAGGGCTCTTCCACAGACCCCTGAGCAGGCCAGTTCCCAGCCCCTGGAGGACAGGGCACCCTTGCACCTGCTGCGGCAGGAGCTGTGCCGGGGGGAAGAGTCCTTCGTGCAGCAGTCTCAG AATGAACTGCAGCAGATCCGACTGTCCTTTGAGAGGAAGAAGATGGCCATTACCGAG gTATGGGATGGCGTGGCTGAGGTACATATGGCCCTGAACAACCAGGCCACTGGGCTCCTG aACCTTAAGAAGGACATCCGGGGAGTACTAGACCAGATGGAGGACATTCAGCTGGAGATTCTAGG TTCCACTACACCAGACCGAGAGGTGctgcaggctggggtgggggacgtACATGGCCCTGACTGTACAGCCCCCGTCCCCAGGGAGCGTGCCCAGTGCCGCACCCAGGCCAGGAAGGAGCAGCAGATGGCATGCATAGCG aaGGCAAGGCCTCAGCTGGGATGTTCCGAGGGCCTCAAAAGCCAGCTCTG GCTGCTGGCCCTGAGGCTGCTGCTGGGCACCCTGCTGGCCTGTACCGCCGCCTACATGTACGTGGTGGACCCCGTGCCCTTCGAGGGGCTGGTGCCTCCCCTGCTGAGCCGTGCCGCTGTCTGGAAGCTCCGGGCCCTGCTGGGCCCGTTCCTGCACCTGGAGGTGGACGACTTCCTGCCCTTCTAG
- the CCDC188 gene encoding coiled-coil domain-containing protein 188 isoform X3, translating to MEGPKTLGPCGHSHPQCPQPSASSSRAGCLDPPCQGFVRWPCLVPLSSTLSIESARPFPPPGVGGGGPRVGAEVPGSFMANEEGEMQRQRPRDPTGTKRGQEEARLGWGWPLHSGREQGAPRPGGSPSSGPRPGPCPPLPTGAGTPASPRAAPSQLQNVPLGPAEQSFFQLEQENQNLKRQNQDLREQLGALLGPGQQFLPLCPEHSSCTTLAWSVTTDAAHGLGADPRALPQTPEQASSQPLEDRAPLHLLRQELCRGEESFVQQSQNELQQIRLSFERKKMAITEVWDGVAEVHMALNNQATGLLNLKKDIRGVLDQMEDIQLEILGERAQCRTQARKEQQMACIAKARPQLGCSEGLKSQLWLLALRLLLGTLLACTAAYMYVVDPVPFEGLVPPLLSRAAVWKLRALLGPFLHLEVDDFLPF from the exons ATGGAGGGGCCAAAAACCCTGGGTCCCTGTGGCCACTCCCACCCCCAATGCCCCCAACCATCAGCTTCGAGCAGCCGTGCAGGATGCCTGGATCCACCCTGCCAAGGGTTTGTAAGATGGCCCTGCCTGGTACCTCTCAGCTCCACTCTCTCAATAGAGTCGGCCAGACCTTTCCCACCTCCGGGGGTAGGAGGCGGGGGGCCCAGGGTAGGGGCTGAGGTACCTGGGAGCTTTATGGCAAATGAAGAGGGAGAGATGCAGCGACAGAGACCGAGAGACCCAACAGGGACAAAACGAGGGCAAGAGGAGgcaaggctggggtggggctggcccCTGCACTCAGGACGAGAGCAAGGGGCCCCCAGGCCAGGGGGATCCCCCAGCTCAGGGCCCAGACCCGGCCCTTGCCCACCCCTGCCAACAGGGGCAGGAACCCCGGCTTCACCCAGGGCAGCCCCCTCCCAGCTCCAGAACGTGCCCCTGGGTCCTGCAGAGCAGTCCTTCTTCCAGCTGGAGCAGGAAAACCAGAATCTG AAAAGACAGAACCAGGATCTGCGAGAGCAGCTGGGGGCCCTCCTGGGGCCAGGGCAGCAGTTTCTGCCCCTATGCCCGGAGCACTCGAGCTGCACGACCCTGGCCTGG TCCGTGACCACAGATGCTGCCCATGGCCTTGGGGCTGACCCAAGGGCTCTTCCACAGACCCCTGAGCAGGCCAGTTCCCAGCCCCTGGAGGACAGGGCACCCTTGCACCTGCTGCGGCAGGAGCTGTGCCGGGGGGAAGAGTCCTTCGTGCAGCAGTCTCAG AATGAACTGCAGCAGATCCGACTGTCCTTTGAGAGGAAGAAGATGGCCATTACCGAG gTATGGGATGGCGTGGCTGAGGTACATATGGCCCTGAACAACCAGGCCACTGGGCTCCTG aACCTTAAGAAGGACATCCGGGGAGTACTAGACCAGATGGAGGACATTCAGCTGGAGATTCTAGG GGAGCGTGCCCAGTGCCGCACCCAGGCCAGGAAGGAGCAGCAGATGGCATGCATAGCG aaGGCAAGGCCTCAGCTGGGATGTTCCGAGGGCCTCAAAAGCCAGCTCTG GCTGCTGGCCCTGAGGCTGCTGCTGGGCACCCTGCTGGCCTGTACCGCCGCCTACATGTACGTGGTGGACCCCGTGCCCTTCGAGGGGCTGGTGCCTCCCCTGCTGAGCCGTGCCGCTGTCTGGAAGCTCCGGGCCCTGCTGGGCCCGTTCCTGCACCTGGAGGTGGACGACTTCCTGCCCTTCTAG
- the CCDC188 gene encoding coiled-coil domain-containing protein 188 isoform X2, with protein sequence MEGPKTLGPCGHSHPQCPQPSASSSRAGCLDPPCQGFVRWPCLVPLSSTLSIESARPFPPPGVGGGGPRVGAEVPGSFMANEEGEMQRQRPRDPTGTKRGQEEARLGWGWPLHSGREQGAPRPGGSPSSGPRPGPCPPLPTGAGTPASPRAAPSQLQNVPLGPAEQSFFQLEQENQNLKRQNQDLREQLGALLGPGQQFLPLCPEHSSCTTLAWTPEQASSQPLEDRAPLHLLRQELCRGEESFVQQSQNELQQIRLSFERKKMAITEVWDGVAEVHMALNNQATGLLNLKKDIRGVLDQMEDIQLEILGSTTPDREVLQAGVGDVHGPDCTAPVPRERAQCRTQARKEQQMACIAKARPQLGCSEGLKSQLWLLALRLLLGTLLACTAAYMYVVDPVPFEGLVPPLLSRAAVWKLRALLGPFLHLEVDDFLPF encoded by the exons ATGGAGGGGCCAAAAACCCTGGGTCCCTGTGGCCACTCCCACCCCCAATGCCCCCAACCATCAGCTTCGAGCAGCCGTGCAGGATGCCTGGATCCACCCTGCCAAGGGTTTGTAAGATGGCCCTGCCTGGTACCTCTCAGCTCCACTCTCTCAATAGAGTCGGCCAGACCTTTCCCACCTCCGGGGGTAGGAGGCGGGGGGCCCAGGGTAGGGGCTGAGGTACCTGGGAGCTTTATGGCAAATGAAGAGGGAGAGATGCAGCGACAGAGACCGAGAGACCCAACAGGGACAAAACGAGGGCAAGAGGAGgcaaggctggggtggggctggcccCTGCACTCAGGACGAGAGCAAGGGGCCCCCAGGCCAGGGGGATCCCCCAGCTCAGGGCCCAGACCCGGCCCTTGCCCACCCCTGCCAACAGGGGCAGGAACCCCGGCTTCACCCAGGGCAGCCCCCTCCCAGCTCCAGAACGTGCCCCTGGGTCCTGCAGAGCAGTCCTTCTTCCAGCTGGAGCAGGAAAACCAGAATCTG AAAAGACAGAACCAGGATCTGCGAGAGCAGCTGGGGGCCCTCCTGGGGCCAGGGCAGCAGTTTCTGCCCCTATGCCCGGAGCACTCGAGCTGCACGACCCTGGCCTGG ACCCCTGAGCAGGCCAGTTCCCAGCCCCTGGAGGACAGGGCACCCTTGCACCTGCTGCGGCAGGAGCTGTGCCGGGGGGAAGAGTCCTTCGTGCAGCAGTCTCAG AATGAACTGCAGCAGATCCGACTGTCCTTTGAGAGGAAGAAGATGGCCATTACCGAG gTATGGGATGGCGTGGCTGAGGTACATATGGCCCTGAACAACCAGGCCACTGGGCTCCTG aACCTTAAGAAGGACATCCGGGGAGTACTAGACCAGATGGAGGACATTCAGCTGGAGATTCTAGG TTCCACTACACCAGACCGAGAGGTGctgcaggctggggtgggggacgtACATGGCCCTGACTGTACAGCCCCCGTCCCCAGGGAGCGTGCCCAGTGCCGCACCCAGGCCAGGAAGGAGCAGCAGATGGCATGCATAGCG aaGGCAAGGCCTCAGCTGGGATGTTCCGAGGGCCTCAAAAGCCAGCTCTG GCTGCTGGCCCTGAGGCTGCTGCTGGGCACCCTGCTGGCCTGTACCGCCGCCTACATGTACGTGGTGGACCCCGTGCCCTTCGAGGGGCTGGTGCCTCCCCTGCTGAGCCGTGCCGCTGTCTGGAAGCTCCGGGCCCTGCTGGGCCCGTTCCTGCACCTGGAGGTGGACGACTTCCTGCCCTTCTAG
- the CCDC188 gene encoding coiled-coil domain-containing protein 188 isoform X4 has product MEGPKTLGPCGHSHPQCPQPSASSSRAGCLDPPCQGFVRWPCLVPLSSTLSIESARPFPPPGVGGGGPRVGAEVPGSFMANEEGEMQRQRPRDPTGTKRGQEEARLGWGWPLHSGREQGAPRPGGSPSSGPRPGPCPPLPTGAGTPASPRAAPSQLQNVPLGPAEQSFFQLEQENQNLKRQNQDLREQLGALLGPGQQFLPLCPEHSSCTTLAWTPEQASSQPLEDRAPLHLLRQELCRGEESFVQQSQNELQQIRLSFERKKMAITEVWDGVAEVHMALNNQATGLLNLKKDIRGVLDQMEDIQLEILGERAQCRTQARKEQQMACIAKARPQLGCSEGLKSQLWLLALRLLLGTLLACTAAYMYVVDPVPFEGLVPPLLSRAAVWKLRALLGPFLHLEVDDFLPF; this is encoded by the exons ATGGAGGGGCCAAAAACCCTGGGTCCCTGTGGCCACTCCCACCCCCAATGCCCCCAACCATCAGCTTCGAGCAGCCGTGCAGGATGCCTGGATCCACCCTGCCAAGGGTTTGTAAGATGGCCCTGCCTGGTACCTCTCAGCTCCACTCTCTCAATAGAGTCGGCCAGACCTTTCCCACCTCCGGGGGTAGGAGGCGGGGGGCCCAGGGTAGGGGCTGAGGTACCTGGGAGCTTTATGGCAAATGAAGAGGGAGAGATGCAGCGACAGAGACCGAGAGACCCAACAGGGACAAAACGAGGGCAAGAGGAGgcaaggctggggtggggctggcccCTGCACTCAGGACGAGAGCAAGGGGCCCCCAGGCCAGGGGGATCCCCCAGCTCAGGGCCCAGACCCGGCCCTTGCCCACCCCTGCCAACAGGGGCAGGAACCCCGGCTTCACCCAGGGCAGCCCCCTCCCAGCTCCAGAACGTGCCCCTGGGTCCTGCAGAGCAGTCCTTCTTCCAGCTGGAGCAGGAAAACCAGAATCTG AAAAGACAGAACCAGGATCTGCGAGAGCAGCTGGGGGCCCTCCTGGGGCCAGGGCAGCAGTTTCTGCCCCTATGCCCGGAGCACTCGAGCTGCACGACCCTGGCCTGG ACCCCTGAGCAGGCCAGTTCCCAGCCCCTGGAGGACAGGGCACCCTTGCACCTGCTGCGGCAGGAGCTGTGCCGGGGGGAAGAGTCCTTCGTGCAGCAGTCTCAG AATGAACTGCAGCAGATCCGACTGTCCTTTGAGAGGAAGAAGATGGCCATTACCGAG gTATGGGATGGCGTGGCTGAGGTACATATGGCCCTGAACAACCAGGCCACTGGGCTCCTG aACCTTAAGAAGGACATCCGGGGAGTACTAGACCAGATGGAGGACATTCAGCTGGAGATTCTAGG GGAGCGTGCCCAGTGCCGCACCCAGGCCAGGAAGGAGCAGCAGATGGCATGCATAGCG aaGGCAAGGCCTCAGCTGGGATGTTCCGAGGGCCTCAAAAGCCAGCTCTG GCTGCTGGCCCTGAGGCTGCTGCTGGGCACCCTGCTGGCCTGTACCGCCGCCTACATGTACGTGGTGGACCCCGTGCCCTTCGAGGGGCTGGTGCCTCCCCTGCTGAGCCGTGCCGCTGTCTGGAAGCTCCGGGCCCTGCTGGGCCCGTTCCTGCACCTGGAGGTGGACGACTTCCTGCCCTTCTAG